The following proteins come from a genomic window of Meles meles chromosome 1, mMelMel3.1 paternal haplotype, whole genome shotgun sequence:
- the LOC123948581 gene encoding basic proline-rich protein-like, translated as RLHALPAQGHSLGDEPGAGEQSGSGGPALPNLMHNASPQGTALEAPGTPTPGLALPGDKRREDDSYLAVTGPTDQHLPREEARAASVVTVGGASVQGPPPPPARPARPGVSPKTPPPGSSRPRSAGDPRGAALRLPDAICPSKPVRRPPGPEVAVPDAGLQVLPHPADEPPGSRSRLPGGAAPRARFVQPGRAGGRTPPRSPSGGRPALTGPTAAAAATATATGLP; from the exons AGGCTCCACGCCTTGCCAGCCCAAGGTCACAGCCTGGGCGATGAGCCCGGGGCAGGGGAGCAGTCTGGCTCCGGAGGCCCCGCGCTTCCCAACCTCATGCACAACGCGAGTCCTCAGGGCACGGCTCTGGAGGCGCCCGGAACGCCAACCCCCGGCCTTGCGCTGCCTGGAGACAAACGTCGCGAGGACGACTCATACCTCGCTGTGACAGGACCGACCGACCAGCACCTGCCACGAGAGGAAGCGAGAGCAGCCAGTGTGGTCACCGTGGGAGGCGCCTCCGTGCAGGGGCCGCCGCCCCCTCCCGCCCGGCCCGCGCGGCCCGGCGTCTCCCCGAAGACGCCCCCGCCCGGCTCCTCCCGGCCTCGATCCGCGGGAGACCCTCGAGGCGCCGCCCTCCGCCTCCCCGACGCGATCTGCCCCTCGAAGCCGGTGCGTCGCCCCCCGGGGCCCGAGGTCGCTgtgcccgacgcagggctccagGTCCTTCCCCACCCCGCGGACGAACCGCCCGGCTCCCGCTCCCGCCTCCCGGGCGGCGCCGCCCCACGCGCCCGCTTCGTGCAGCCAGGCAGGGCCGGGGGGCGCACGCCGCCCCGCTCCCCCTCCGGCGGGCGGCCCGCGCTCACCGGCCCCACAGCCGCTGCCGctgccaccgccaccgccaccg GGCTCCCCTGA
- the MFSD3 gene encoding major facilitator superfamily domain-containing protein 3, which translates to MRRKLLPLAGLYLVQGLPYGLQSGLLPVLLRARGLSLTRVGLAKLLYLPWLFKLVWAPLVDARGSLRAWLVLSTAALGLVCGLLAALPPAEAGPPGLPVPVAGLLLLLNLGAAVQDVALDTLAVQLLEPAELGPGNTVQVVAYKLGAVLAGGGLLALVPTLSWPLLFLLLAATYWLAAALAWAAPALQPLPASGPSEPPLRSLHLLQDLLAMPGTLWTAGFVLTYKLGEQGASSLFPLFLLDHGISTPELGLWNSVGAVICSIVGSSLGGALLARHRQLLPLLRSVLRFRLGGLACQTTLLFHLDTLGVRLGSSTVLRGAALLSLCLQHVLGGLVTTTTFALMMRCSQLAPRALQATHYGLLATLELLGKLLLGTLAGALADSLGLPLCFAFFLALSATPVLYLGLAPGSLA; encoded by the exons ATGCGGCGGAAGCTGCTGCCGCTGGCCGGCCTCTACCTGGTGCAAGGCCTGCCCTATGGGCTGCAGTCCGGCCTGCTGCCCGTGCTGCTGCGGGCGCGAGGCCTCTCCCTGACGCGCGTGGGGCTGGCCAAGCTGCTCTACCTGCCCTGGCTGTTCAAGCTCGTGTGGGCCCCCCTGGTGGACGCGCGGGGCTCCCTGAGGGCCTGGCTGGTGCTCAGCACGGCTGCTCTGGGCCTGGTGTGCGGGCTGCTGGCCGCCCTGCCACCCGCGGAAGCCGGCCCGCCTGGGCTGCCGGTCCCTGTGGCGgggctgctgctgttgctgaaCCTGGGTGCGGCGGTGCAGGATGTGGCCCTGGACACGCTGGCCGTCCAGCTCCTGGAGCCGGCCGAGCTGGGGCCCGGCAACACGGTGCAGGTGGTCGCTTACAAGCTGGGGGCAGTGCTGGCCGGAGGGGGCCTGTTGGCCCTGGTACCCACACTCTCCTGGCCcctgctcttcctgctcctggCCGCTACCTATTGGTTGGCTGCTGCCCTCGCCTGGGCGGCGCCGGCCCTGCAGCCACTCCCTGCGTCCGGGCCGTCGGAACCACCCCTCCGCAGCCTGCACCTTCTGCAGGATCTGTTGGCCATGCCCGGCACTCTGTGGACGGCAGGCTTTGTGCTCACTTACAAACTGG GCGAGCAGGGTGCCAGCAGCTTGTTTCCGCTCTTCCTGCTGGACCACGGCATCTCCACTCCAGAGCTGGGGCTGTGGAACAGTGTGGGGGCCGTGATCTGCTCCATTGTAGGCTCGTCCCTGGGCGGGGCCTTGCTGGCCAGGCACAG GCAACTGCTGCCCCTGCTCAGGTCAGTGCTTCGGTTCCGTCTCGGGGGTCTGGCCTGCCAGACCACCCTGCTCTTCCACCTGGACACCCTAGGGGTCAGGCTGGGCTCCAGCACCGTCCTGAGAG GGGCAGCCCTGCTGAGCCTGTGTCTGCAGCACGTCCTGGGGGGCCTGGTCACAACCACCACGTTCGCCCTGATGATGCGGTGCAGCCAGCTGGCGCCCCGGGCCCTGCAG GCCACACACTATGGCCTCCTGGCCACGCTGGAGCTCTTGGGGAAGCTGCTCCTGGGCACGCTGGCTGGAGCCCTGGCTGACAGCCTGGGGCTGCCTCTCTGCTTTGCCTTCTTCCTGGCTCTCTCCGCCACGCCCGTTCTGTACTTGGGCCTGGCCCCAGGCAGCCTGGCCTGA
- the RECQL4 gene encoding LOW QUALITY PROTEIN: ATP-dependent DNA helicase Q4 (The sequence of the model RefSeq protein was modified relative to this genomic sequence to represent the inferred CDS: deleted 2 bases in 1 codon) codes for MERLRDVRERLRDWERAFRRRCGRRPGQEDVEAAPEETRALYREYRALKGALGGAGGVGLRSPEQSLPAAAQEEPEPSCWGPHLNRAAAQRPPPTLRGTSPVGSVPDYGKRLKANLKVPLQAGPALGRIPRPPRRPSPKTPSPGPPGAGAAPVSPEEVREVPLQPRGPRLRPGRLQQLQASLSLRLCSLDPDWLQRCQSGAPDFLGASEACQPNPGVEDSQPLASGVLPVLGPGAGPETQALQTARVRAESPQPGNSQDKKWTWNREPEGSPAQAQQDSGHAGPLPEDAGAPAGAEACPGEPMGAPPPGGPAAPRYHSFSPSRVTLRRARVGQALAMACAYLLSRPAVRSGANYVRLNMKRKRSVRGPALRGRLLRKQVWKQKWQKKGECFGGGRPGATVKSSCLRCGQLGHWSSRCPQSRATRALGEERTDTSDDTGTRGHRGARGGTASSSSSQQLPVPDTEPPPGPQKSAENEDDVQTQLTGGAAAQSTGTARCPLPVSGRDTEPAGPELLVTVEQPVPQARRRHPPVPPLYPPGPSGQVAETPAEVFQALEQLGHRAFRPGQERVIMQILSGLSTLLVSPTGAGKSLCYQLPALLYARRSPCLTLVVSPLLSLMDDQVSGLPPCLKVACIHSGMTRKQRESALKKVQAAQVHVLMLSPEALVGAGLGASGCLPRLPPVAFACVDEAHCLSQWSHNFRPCYLRVCKVLREHLGVRCFLGLTATATRSTSRDVAQHLGVAEELVLSEPVTVPANLYLSVSMDKDPEQALVTLLKSDRFRALSSVIVYCHRREDTERVAALLRTCLHASRDLGRRGQVPEAIAKAYHAGMCHRERQQTQQAFMDGRLRVVVATVAFGMGLDRPDVRAVVHLGLPASLETYVQAVGRAGRDGQPAHCHLFLHPQGQDLQELRRHVHADAADFLAVKKLVQCAFAPCTCAHAQRPPEKDGAGSQKMPVAGSPREAEQPSGQRAARCPGHQRALPVQPLVQALDMPEEAVETLLCYLELHPRRWLELQAPTYARCRLRCPGGAPQLLALARRCPLLAVCLAQQPPENTGGGGCSVEFDVVKLAATAGWKLASAQRALRRLQWEPEPTTGARRDTGVLVEFRELAFCLRSPGDLTAPERDQICDFLYGRVQAREREALAGLRRTFRAFHSVAFPSCGPCLEQPSEERSARLKAVLSCYFKEEGPADVEDDQDPEPGQAGIQDWEDQVRRDVRHLLSSWPEQQFSGRAVARIFHGIGSPRFPAQVYGRDRRFWRRHLCLSFPALTRLATEEILRWGH; via the exons ATGGAGCGGTTGCGGGACGTGCGGGAGCGGCTGCGGGACTGGGAGCGCGCGTTCCGGAGGCGGTGCGGACGGCGGCCGGGCCAG GAGGACGTGGAGGCGGCGCCGGAGGAGACCCGCG CGCTCTACCGGGAGTACCGCGCCCTGAAGGGGGCCCTGGGCGGGGCCGGCGGCGTGGGACTTCGCAGCCCCGAGCAGTCGCTTCCCGCCGCGGCGCAGGAG GAGCCGGAGCCCAGCTGCTGGGGGCCGCACTTGAATCGGGCTGCGGCCCAGCGTCCACCCCCCACTCTCCGCGGGACAAGCCCTGTGGGGTCCGTGCCGGACTATGGGAAGAGGCTCAAGGCCAACCTGAAGGTCCCTCTGCAG GCGGGGCCAGCCCTGGGCCGCATACCCCGACCTCCACGAAGACCCTCACCCAAGACGCCCTCCCCAGGGCCACCAGGTGCAGGGGCTGCCCCGGTCTCTCCAGAAGAAGTCCGTGAGGTCCCCCTCCAGCCTCGTGGGCCGCGGCTGAGGCCAGGCCGCCTCCAGCAGCTACAGGCATCCCTGAGCCTACGACTGTGCTCTCTAGACCCTGACTGGCTACAGCGGTGTCAGAGTGGCGCCCCAGATTTCCTGGGGGCTTCCGAGGCCTGCCAGCCTAACCCGGGTGTAGAGGACTCACAACCTCTGGCTTCAGGTGTCCTGCCTGTCCTTGGTCCTGGCGCTGGCCCTGAGACTCAAGCCCTACAGACAGCCAGGGTCCGTGCAGAGAGCCCCCAACCTGGCAACAGTCAAGACAAGAAGTGGACGTGGAATAGGGAACCAGAAGGGAGTCCTGCACAGGCCCAGCAGGACAGCGGTCACGCGGGACCTCTGCCTGAGGACGCTGGGGCTCCAGCAGGCGCAGAAGCCTGCCCAGGAGAACCCATGGGTGCACCGCCCCCCGGCGGCCCCGCTGCCCCCAGGTACCACAGCTTCAGC CCCAGTAGGGTCACCTTGAGACGAGCCAGGGTGGGGCAGGCTTTGGCCATGGCCTGTGCGTACCTCCTTTCTAGGCCGGCTGTCCGGAGCGGAGCTAATTACGTGCGGCTCAATATGAAGCGGAAACGCTCCGTGCGGGGCCCGGCGCTCCGCGGCAGGCTGCTCCGGAAGCAG GTGTGGAAGCAGAAGTGGCAGAAGAAGGGGGAGTGTTTTGGAGGCGGGCGGCCCGGAGCCACGGTCAAGAGTTCTTGCCTCCGGTGCGGGCAGCTAGGCCACTGGTCATCCCGGTGCCCCCAGTCAAGGGCAACTCGCGCGCTGGGTGAGGAGCGCACAGACACCTCAGACGACACTGGTACTCGGGGGCACCGGGGGGCGCGGGGCGGCACAGCTAGCTCCAGCAGCAGCCAGCAGCTCCCCGTACCCGACACAGAGCCGCCTCCGGGCCCCCAGAAGAGCGCGGAGAACGAAGACGACGTGCAGACGCAGCTCACCGGGGGCGCAGCAGCCCAGAGCACAGGCACTGCCCGCTGCCCGCTCCCCG TGAGTGGGAGAGACACGGAGCCTGCTGGGCCCGAGCTGTTGGTGACCGTGGAGCAGCCCGTGCCCCAGGCACGCCGCCGGCACCCCCCCGTGCCACCACTCTACCCACCGGGGCCCTCGGGACAAGTGGCAG AGACACCAGCTGAGGTGTTCCAGGCCCTAGAGCAGCTGGGGCACCGAGCCTTCCGCCCTGGGCAGGAGCGTGTGATCATGCAGATCCTTTCCG GCCTGTCGACGCTGCTGGTGTCGCCCACCGGTGCCGGCAAGTCCCTCTGCTATCAGCTGCCCGCGCTGCTTTACGCCCGGCGGAGCCCCTGCCTCACACTGGTCGTCTCTCCCCTCCTGTCTCTCATGGATGACCAG GTGTCTGGCCTGCCCCCGTGCCTGAAGGTGGCCTGCATCCACTCAGGCATGACCAGGAAGCAGCGTGAGTCTGCCCTGAAGAAG GTCCAGGCGGCCCAGGTGCACGTGCTGATGCTGTCCCCCGAGGCGCTGgtcggggcggggctgggggcctcCGGCTGCCTCCCTCGGCTGCCTCCGGTCGCTTTTGCCTGTGTCGATGAGGCCCACTGCCTTTCCCAGTGGTCCCACAACTTCCGGCCCTGCTACCTGCGTGTCTGCAAG GTGCTGCGGGAACACCTGGGTGTGCGCTGCTTCCTGGGTCTCACGGCCACGGCCACACGCAGCACCTCGAGAGATGTGGCCCAGCATCTAGGCGTGGCCGAGGAGCTTGTCCTCAGCGAGCCGGTCACCGTCCCTGCCAACCTGTACCTCTCTGTGTCCATGGACAAGGACCCAGAGCAG GCTTTGGTGACGTTGCTGAAGAGTGACCGCTTCCGTGCTCTGAGCTCCGTCATCGTCTACTGCCACAGACGCGAGGACACAGAGCGTGTCGCCGCGCTGCTCCGCACCTGCCTGCACGCGTCCCGGGACCTGGGGCGCAGAG GCCAGGTCCCCGAGGCCATAGCCAAAGCCTACCACGCCGGCATGTGTCACCGGGAGCGGCAGCAGACGCAGCAGGCCTTCATGGACGGCCGGCTGCGGGTGGTGGTGGCCACGGTGGCCTTCGGGATGGGGCTGGACCGGCCAGACGTGCGGGCTGTGGTGCACCTGGGGCTGCCCGCGAGCTTGGAGACCTACGTGCAGGCTGTGGGCCGGGCGGGGCGTGACGGCCAGCCGGCGCATTGCCACCTCTTCCTGCACCCCCAG GGCCAGGACTTGCAGGAGCTGCGGAGACACGTGCACGCGGATGCAGCGGACTTCCTCGCCGTGAAGAAGCTGGTCCAGTGCGCGTTCGCCCCCTGCACCTGCGCCCACGCCCAACGGCCTCCAGAGAAGGACGGAGCCGGGAGCCAGAAGATGCCTGTGGCCGGGTCCCCGAGGGAGGCTGAGCAGCCCAGCGGCCAGCGCGCAGCCCGGTGCCCAGGCCACCAGCGGGCACTTCCGGTGCAGCCGCTGGTGCAGGCCCTGGACATGCCCGAGGAGG CCGTCGAGACGCTGCTGTGCTACCTGGAGCTGCACCCACGGCGCTGGCTGGAGCTGCAGGCTCCCACCTACGCCCGCTGCCGCCTGCGCTGCCCTGGGGGCgccccccagctcctggccctGGCCCGCAG GTGTCCCCTTCTGGCTGTGTGTTTGGCCCAGCAGCCGCCGGAGAACACAGGTGGGGGAGGCTGTTCCGTAGAGTTTGACGTCGTGAAGCTGGCGGCCACCGCGGGCTGGAAGCTGGCGTCGGCGCAGCGGGCTCTCCGCCGGCTGCAGTGGGAGCCTGAGCCCACGACAG GTGCTCGTCGGGACACGGGGGTGCTGGTGGAGTTCCGGGAGCTCGCCTTCTGTCTGCGCAGTCCTGGAGACCTGACAGCCCCCGAGAGGGACCAGATCTGTGACTTCCTGTACGGCCGCGTTCAAGCCCGAGAGCGGGAGGCCCTGGCTGGCCTGCGCCGAACCTTCCGGGCCTTTCACAG CGTGGCCTTCCCCAGCTGCGGGCCCTGCTTGGAGCAGCCCAGTGAAGAGCGCAGCGCCAGGCTCAAGGCCGTGCTCAGCTGCTACTTCAAGGAAGAGGGTCCAGCGGACGTGGAAGACGATCAGGACCCGGAGCCAGGACAGGCAGGG ATCCAGGACTGGGAGGACCAGGTTCGCCGGGACGTGCGCCACCTTCTGTCCTCATGGCCAGAGCAGCAGTTCTCAGGCAGGGCTGTGGCCCGCATCTTCCACGGCATCG GAAGCCCCCGCTTCCCAGCGCAGGTGTATGGGCGGGACCGGCGCTTCTGGAGGAGACACCTGTGCCTGAGCTTCCCCGCCCTGACGCGCCTGGCCACGGAGGAGATCCTGCGCTGGGGCCACTGA